The Hymenobacter sp. GOD-10R genome includes a window with the following:
- a CDS encoding PQQ-dependent sugar dehydrogenase, with product MKKFVTYILGIMLLSSSVLAQTTTFPVGSTTVSVTPLASNLMVPWELIWGPDDFIWMTERGGRISRVNPTTGEVLPLITVSDVVTSSEGGLLGMVLHPDFATSPYVYIVYNYNDGSYKEKLVRYTYSATGTGSLSNPLVLLGDIPATSTHAGSRLLILPDRTLLMTTGDAQQRPEAQNTTALIGKVLRLNLDGTIPTDNPVAVNRMYSYGHRNPQGLIRAANGKIYSSEHGQDAEDELNLIEPNRNYGWPTVEGNCNLPDEQAFCTANNVRAPLYSWAPTVGVAGLAYYNHPAIPEWSNTLLAVALKGGRMTQLPLKANGDAVGTAASYLSGFGRLRAICVSPQGKIYVGTSNRDGRGTPAATDDRILVLENRAYVLANKSPRNAAFHLWPNPAQHAVTLHLPSSPSGTATATVHDALGRTVRTAAFTPGQNDLQVSLAGLQAGVYVVRAISGPEQFTQRLVVN from the coding sequence ATGAAAAAATTTGTTACATATATTCTCGGAATTATGCTACTGTCGAGTAGCGTTTTGGCCCAGACTACGACCTTTCCGGTGGGCAGCACCACCGTTTCCGTAACGCCCCTAGCCTCCAACTTGATGGTGCCTTGGGAGCTGATTTGGGGGCCTGATGACTTTATCTGGATGACGGAGCGTGGAGGGCGTATTAGCCGCGTCAACCCGACGACCGGAGAAGTGCTGCCACTCATCACCGTGTCCGATGTAGTGACTAGCAGCGAAGGTGGCCTGCTCGGTATGGTGCTGCACCCTGATTTTGCCACTTCGCCCTACGTCTACATCGTTTATAACTACAACGATGGCAGCTATAAGGAAAAGCTCGTTCGCTACACCTACTCCGCCACGGGTACCGGCTCGTTGAGCAATCCGCTGGTCTTGCTCGGCGACATACCTGCAACCAGCACGCACGCGGGTTCGCGCCTGCTTATCCTCCCCGACCGCACCCTGCTCATGACCACCGGCGATGCCCAACAACGCCCCGAAGCGCAGAACACCACGGCCCTTATCGGGAAGGTGCTCCGCCTTAACCTAGATGGCACCATTCCGACCGACAACCCCGTGGCCGTCAACCGCATGTATAGCTATGGTCACCGCAACCCGCAGGGCCTTATACGCGCCGCTAACGGCAAAATTTACAGCAGTGAACACGGCCAGGATGCCGAAGACGAGCTAAACCTCATTGAGCCTAATCGCAACTATGGCTGGCCAACGGTGGAGGGCAATTGCAACCTCCCCGATGAGCAGGCTTTCTGCACGGCCAACAACGTGCGCGCACCGCTGTACAGTTGGGCGCCAACAGTGGGCGTGGCTGGTCTAGCCTATTATAATCATCCGGCTATTCCGGAGTGGAGCAACACGCTGCTAGCTGTAGCTCTGAAAGGTGGGCGCATGACCCAACTGCCCCTGAAGGCTAACGGCGATGCGGTGGGCACCGCAGCTAGCTACTTGTCAGGCTTCGGTCGGTTGCGAGCCATTTGTGTGTCGCCGCAGGGCAAGATTTACGTGGGCACCAGCAACCGCGACGGTCGTGGCACCCCCGCCGCCACCGACGACCGCATCTTGGTGCTGGAAAACCGCGCTTATGTGCTAGCCAACAAGAGCCCACGCAATGCAGCCTTTCACCTGTGGCCTAACCCTGCCCAACACGCCGTGACGCTCCACCTACCTAGCTCCCCCAGCGGCACTGCCACCGCTACGGTGCACGACGCCCTAGGCCGGACCGTACGCACCGCTGCGTTTACTCCCGGCCAAAATGACCTGCAAGTGAGCTTAGCCGGACTACAAGCCGGCGTGTACGTAGTGCGTGCCATCAGTGGCCCCGAGCAGTTCACCCAGCGCTTAGTAGTGAATTAG
- a CDS encoding TonB-dependent receptor has protein sequence MSAFSTYWRILISFLLLSIFGQLAQAQHGAIWGRVTAEGQALEFVSVVLVGTAVGATTDKGGHYQLASVAPGKHEVVFSFLGYDAQRLPVEIAAGQAVEVNVVLKPTTSKLGEVVVTGVSRTTEIRRSPVPIAVLGKREMNLNLSTNLIDAAVRGVPGLTAVTTGPNISKPFIRGLGYNRVLTLYNGLRQEGQQWGDEHGIEVDQYDIERIEVVKGPASLMYGSDAVAGVINMLPAHPSGPVGKLRGDIISEYHSNNGLIGTSLGLSYRQPAWQYAFRVSQKTAANYQNSIDGRVYGTAFRELNLSGMVGVDKAWGYSHWYATAYHNQQEIPDGSRDSLSRRFTKQVFEANLDDIKNRPLVTDDGLRSYSIGTLHQLIKHYRLFNRSQVKLGQHELSLLLGAQQNFRYEFNHPTAPKQAGLAVALTTYNYDLRDNLPTWQGVETTVGVNGMAQLNRNRDATDFPIPDYGLFDLGSYVFLKKSFGKLDLSGGARYDARRLTWDDFYVVPNPATGFDQRVSAQKAAGAEPQFLALNKWFRGVSGSLGATYSLSERLLVKANVARGYRAPNITEVGSNGLDPGAHIVYLGNRSFQPEFSLQQDLGLLAYLPDLDASVEVFHNNIQNYIYQAKLYDASGQPVVIVPGNTTYQYQQAAARLYGLEASLKLHPRAIKWLLFDNSLAFVNGLNQNQPLREQHGRAARYLPFMPPLRTRSELRATLAKPARWLAQTYVHVGVEAVATQNRFYAVDNTETATPGYALWSLGAGTSFVTNQAKPWLQLFVQLDNVFDKAYQSNLNRLKYFEYYAASPTGRLGIYNMGRNLSVKVVVPFGG, from the coding sequence ATGAGCGCTTTTTCTACGTACTGGCGAATTCTGATTAGCTTCTTGCTTCTCAGCATCTTCGGGCAATTAGCACAAGCGCAGCACGGCGCCATTTGGGGCCGCGTAACGGCGGAAGGACAGGCATTGGAGTTTGTGAGCGTGGTGCTCGTGGGCACTGCTGTAGGCGCTACCACGGATAAAGGAGGCCACTACCAGCTAGCTTCCGTAGCGCCGGGCAAGCACGAGGTTGTTTTTTCTTTTCTGGGCTACGATGCCCAACGCTTGCCAGTGGAAATAGCCGCCGGGCAAGCAGTGGAGGTAAATGTGGTGCTCAAGCCTACTACCTCGAAGCTAGGAGAAGTAGTGGTAACGGGCGTGTCGCGCACTACCGAAATCCGCCGCAGCCCCGTCCCGATTGCCGTGCTTGGCAAGCGCGAGATGAACCTAAACCTCAGCACCAACCTCATCGACGCAGCAGTGCGTGGAGTGCCAGGCCTCACGGCCGTGACGACCGGGCCAAACATCTCGAAGCCCTTCATTCGGGGGCTAGGCTATAATCGGGTACTCACCTTATACAATGGCTTGCGCCAAGAGGGACAGCAGTGGGGAGATGAGCACGGCATTGAGGTCGACCAGTACGACATTGAGCGCATCGAAGTAGTGAAAGGTCCCGCCAGCCTCATGTACGGCTCCGATGCCGTGGCCGGGGTTATCAATATGCTGCCGGCTCACCCAAGCGGCCCAGTAGGCAAACTCCGCGGTGATATTATCAGCGAGTACCACTCCAACAATGGCCTGATTGGCACGTCCCTAGGTCTCTCCTATCGGCAGCCGGCGTGGCAATACGCTTTCCGTGTCTCGCAAAAAACGGCGGCTAACTACCAGAATAGCATCGATGGCCGCGTGTACGGCACGGCTTTCCGGGAGCTGAACCTCTCGGGTATGGTGGGCGTGGACAAAGCGTGGGGCTACTCGCATTGGTACGCCACCGCTTACCACAACCAGCAGGAAATCCCCGATGGCAGCCGCGACTCGCTCAGCCGGCGCTTCACCAAGCAGGTGTTCGAAGCGAACCTAGATGACATCAAGAACCGGCCGCTCGTAACAGACGACGGGTTGCGCTCCTACTCCATCGGGACCCTGCACCAACTCATTAAGCACTACCGGCTGTTCAACCGCAGCCAGGTGAAGCTAGGTCAGCATGAGCTTAGTTTGTTACTGGGGGCGCAGCAGAACTTCCGCTACGAATTCAACCATCCCACGGCGCCCAAGCAGGCAGGCCTGGCCGTGGCGCTTACGACCTACAACTATGACCTGCGCGACAACTTACCCACTTGGCAGGGCGTGGAAACGACCGTCGGGGTAAACGGTATGGCTCAGCTAAACCGCAACCGCGACGCCACCGACTTTCCCATTCCTGATTACGGCTTGTTCGACCTAGGTTCTTACGTGTTCCTGAAAAAGTCTTTCGGGAAGCTCGACCTTTCGGGTGGGGCCCGCTACGATGCGCGCCGCCTCACCTGGGATGATTTTTACGTCGTTCCTAACCCCGCTACGGGCTTCGACCAACGCGTTTCGGCGCAGAAAGCAGCGGGCGCTGAGCCTCAGTTTCTGGCGCTGAATAAATGGTTTCGGGGTGTATCGGGGAGCTTAGGGGCAACCTATAGCCTATCGGAGCGGCTGCTGGTGAAGGCCAACGTGGCGCGGGGCTACCGGGCGCCTAATATCACTGAAGTAGGCTCCAACGGCCTCGACCCCGGCGCGCACATCGTGTACCTCGGCAACCGCAGCTTTCAGCCTGAGTTTTCCTTGCAGCAAGACCTAGGTCTGCTGGCCTACCTGCCCGACCTGGACGCCAGCGTGGAGGTGTTCCATAACAACATCCAGAACTATATCTACCAAGCTAAGCTCTACGATGCCAGCGGCCAACCGGTAGTAATCGTGCCAGGCAACACGACGTATCAGTACCAGCAAGCCGCTGCCCGGCTCTATGGCCTGGAGGCTAGCCTGAAGCTGCATCCGCGCGCTATCAAGTGGCTCCTTTTCGATAATAGCCTCGCCTTTGTAAATGGGCTCAACCAAAACCAGCCGCTACGGGAGCAGCACGGTCGCGCCGCCCGCTACTTGCCTTTTATGCCGCCGTTGCGCACCCGCTCTGAGCTTCGAGCCACGTTAGCCAAACCTGCTCGTTGGCTAGCTCAAACCTACGTGCATGTGGGAGTGGAAGCGGTAGCAACTCAAAATCGATTTTACGCCGTCGACAATACTGAAACGGCTACGCCAGGCTATGCCCTCTGGAGCCTAGGTGCAGGCACAAGCTTCGTGACCAACCAGGCCAAACCGTGGCTGCAACTCTTTGTCCAGTTGGACAATGTGTTCGACAAAGCCTATCAATCAAACCTGAATCGTCTCAAGTATTTCGAGTACTACGCAGCCTCGCCGACCGGTCGATTAGGCATCTACAACATGGGGCGCAACCTCAGCGTGAAAGTCGTTGTGCCTTTTGGGGGTTAG
- a CDS encoding amidase, giving the protein MKRILPLLTVGLVSFGAGALIPRPAALPEITMPMARAAQELFGLSFTEAQLDSTRRNLTSYRESYQTLRGISLPNSVAPSLVFDPRPLRLRQAMLVTTKSDVGKLPAAGKIKLPSNRDALAFYTVRQLGELLRTKQITSEELTTFFLARLKKYDPQLHCVITLTEDLALQQARQADQEIKAGKYRGALHGVPFGVKDLFRAKGYKTTWGSVPYKEQTLDEDAAVVERLRAAGAVLVAKLTLGELAQGDVWFGGKTRTPWDVTKGSSGSSAGSASAVAAGLLPFAIGTETLGSIVSPSTACGVTGLRPTYGRVSRANAMALSWSMDKAGPLARSAEDCALVLAALTAAGPDPRDPATMLASNTFRYAFDADVKKLKVGYVKASFDQDYPTKANDQAVLEVLHKLGVELVPITLPTIPPASLRFVLTAEGAAAFDDLTRSGRDQQMVLQNRFAWPNTFRSSRFIPAVEYIQAQRVRSLLIEQMDTQLKGLDAYVSPSFVGTNLVLTNLTGHPAVALPNGFTAQGLPTTITFMGQLYEEGKLLALAKAYQDATDFDQKHPALNF; this is encoded by the coding sequence ATGAAAAGAATTTTACCACTACTCACGGTTGGCTTAGTCTCCTTTGGCGCAGGCGCGCTGATACCGCGCCCCGCCGCCTTGCCCGAAATCACGATGCCGATGGCGCGAGCGGCCCAAGAGCTATTCGGCCTGAGCTTTACTGAGGCCCAACTCGACTCGACCCGGCGCAACCTTACCTCGTACCGCGAGAGTTACCAGACGCTCCGCGGCATCAGCTTGCCCAACAGCGTTGCCCCTAGCCTCGTATTCGACCCTCGGCCATTACGTTTGCGGCAAGCCATGCTGGTCACCACCAAATCGGACGTGGGTAAGCTGCCGGCCGCTGGTAAAATAAAGCTGCCCTCCAACCGCGACGCCCTAGCTTTTTACACCGTCCGCCAGCTCGGCGAGCTGTTGCGCACCAAGCAGATTACCTCCGAGGAGCTAACGACGTTCTTCTTGGCACGCCTCAAGAAATATGATCCGCAGCTACACTGCGTCATCACCCTCACCGAAGACCTAGCCTTGCAGCAAGCCCGCCAAGCCGATCAGGAAATTAAGGCAGGGAAATATCGGGGGGCGCTGCACGGCGTGCCGTTCGGGGTAAAAGACTTATTCAGGGCCAAAGGTTACAAAACTACTTGGGGCTCGGTGCCCTATAAAGAGCAAACCCTCGACGAAGATGCCGCCGTAGTTGAGCGATTGCGGGCGGCGGGCGCGGTGCTCGTGGCTAAGCTAACCCTCGGGGAGCTAGCCCAAGGCGACGTGTGGTTTGGCGGCAAAACCCGCACGCCCTGGGATGTCACGAAGGGGTCGAGCGGCTCGTCAGCCGGGTCGGCTTCGGCGGTGGCGGCGGGGTTGTTGCCGTTTGCCATTGGCACCGAAACCCTAGGTTCTATCGTCAGCCCGAGCACGGCGTGCGGTGTTACGGGCTTGCGCCCAACCTACGGGCGCGTAAGTCGGGCCAATGCCATGGCCTTGAGTTGGAGCATGGACAAAGCCGGCCCGCTAGCCCGCTCAGCAGAAGATTGTGCGCTGGTGCTCGCCGCCCTCACTGCGGCTGGCCCCGACCCACGCGACCCAGCTACGATGCTAGCCTCCAACACGTTTCGCTACGCCTTCGATGCCGACGTGAAGAAGCTGAAGGTGGGCTACGTGAAGGCTAGCTTCGACCAAGACTACCCAACCAAGGCCAACGATCAAGCTGTGCTGGAAGTGTTGCACAAGCTAGGAGTGGAGCTTGTGCCCATTACGCTGCCAACTATTCCGCCCGCTAGCCTCCGTTTCGTGCTGACTGCTGAAGGAGCCGCTGCTTTCGACGACTTAACCCGTTCGGGCCGTGACCAGCAAATGGTGCTGCAGAACCGCTTTGCCTGGCCTAACACGTTCCGCTCGTCGCGCTTCATTCCGGCAGTGGAGTACATTCAGGCCCAACGCGTGCGGAGCTTACTAATTGAGCAAATGGATACTCAGTTGAAGGGGCTGGATGCGTACGTGTCGCCATCCTTCGTGGGCACTAACTTGGTGCTTACCAACCTCACCGGTCACCCAGCCGTGGCTTTGCCGAACGGCTTCACGGCGCAGGGCTTGCCCACGACTATCACCTTCATGGGCCAGCTGTATGAGGAGGGAAAGTTGCTGGCCTTGGCCAAAGCCTACCAGGATGCCACCGATTTCGATCAGAAACATCCTGCGCTCAATTTCTAA
- a CDS encoding cation diffusion facilitator family transporter — protein sequence MNIAKTKSQFGLISLLVSIGLVGIKFYAYYLTASQAVLTDALESIINVFTSGFALYSLYLAGQPKDENHPYGHGKIEYLSVGFEGALILIAGVYIFYSATLALLHPHAVARPDWGMALLGFTALVNLGTGFMLIRSGKRLSSVALVGDGQHLYLDALSTLISCVALVLVAVTGNVLFDAGAALGLGIFIVVNGYRMVRRSVSALMDEADATVVRDVIAELQRYRQPAWIDVHNLRVLRYGADLHIDCHIQMPYYFSLEETHTELNKIEHLIRQRFDVEVEMFVHADPCTFAACSLCHMPNCPVRQHPFAQEVTWTLGNAVKNERHHLTPELEEKQ from the coding sequence ATGAACATCGCCAAAACCAAAAGTCAGTTCGGTCTTATATCGCTCTTAGTGAGCATAGGGTTGGTGGGCATAAAATTTTATGCCTATTACCTGACAGCATCACAAGCCGTTCTGACTGATGCGCTTGAGTCAATCATCAACGTATTTACGAGCGGCTTTGCGCTGTATAGCCTCTACCTAGCCGGGCAGCCCAAGGACGAAAACCATCCGTACGGCCACGGCAAAATCGAGTACCTGTCCGTTGGCTTCGAAGGGGCCCTGATCCTGATTGCGGGCGTGTACATCTTCTACAGCGCTACTTTGGCGCTGCTCCACCCGCACGCCGTAGCTCGGCCCGACTGGGGCATGGCGCTGCTCGGCTTCACAGCCCTGGTAAACCTAGGTACCGGTTTTATGCTGATTCGCTCCGGCAAACGGCTTAGTTCGGTGGCGCTGGTTGGCGACGGGCAGCATCTGTACCTTGATGCGCTGAGCACGCTGATATCGTGCGTGGCGCTGGTACTGGTCGCTGTTACCGGCAATGTGCTCTTCGATGCTGGCGCTGCTCTGGGCCTAGGTATTTTCATTGTCGTGAATGGCTACCGCATGGTGCGGCGCTCCGTATCGGCGCTCATGGACGAGGCAGATGCTACGGTGGTGCGCGATGTTATTGCGGAGTTGCAGCGCTACCGCCAGCCCGCCTGGATTGACGTGCACAACCTGCGCGTGCTCCGCTACGGCGCCGACCTGCACATCGACTGCCACATCCAAATGCCCTATTACTTCAGCCTAGAAGAAACGCACACCGAACTCAATAAGATCGAGCACCTCATTCGTCAGCGCTTCGATGTGGAAGTGGAAATGTTTGTGCATGCTGACCCGTGCACATTTGCAGCTTGCTCTCTCTGCCATATGCCCAATTGCCCCGTACGCCAGCATCCCTTCGCGCAGGAAGTGACTTGGACGCTCGGCAACGCCGTTAAAAACGAGCGCCACCATCTGACGCCGGAGCTGGAGGAGAAGCAGTAA
- a CDS encoding Nramp family divalent metal transporter translates to MPPVVQNAPVVPPPPAETGWRRARQAPSLGEVFASIKVPGADAPFWRKFLAFWGPGLMVAVGYMDPGNWATDIAGGARYGYTLLSVILISNLFAMLLQHLAAKLGIVTGRDLAQACRDHYSKPTAMMLWVLCEIAIAACDLAEVIGSAIALNLLFGLPLPWGVGLTILDVFLVLLFQSKGFRLIESIIAGLIFLIFGCFLYEIIVSHPDYFGILQGLVPQKQVVTNPGMLYIAIGILGATVMPHNLYLHSSIVQTRAIEQTEPGKRMAIKFATIDSTVALFLAFFVNGAILVTAAAAFHRNGMHDVADISDAHKLLAPVLGAGAASAVFAIALLASGQNSTLTGTLAGQIVMEGFLNLHLKPWVRRLITRGIAVVPAFIVTLMYGEKGTSELLVLSQVILSLQLSFAVVPLVLFTGDRAKMGVFANRPVVQLTAWVVSGIIIVLNVYLLFQTFFA, encoded by the coding sequence ATGCCGCCAGTAGTACAGAATGCACCTGTAGTGCCTCCTCCTCCGGCCGAAACAGGATGGCGACGTGCTCGGCAAGCACCTTCCTTGGGTGAAGTATTTGCCAGCATCAAGGTTCCGGGCGCCGATGCTCCATTTTGGCGTAAGTTCTTAGCGTTTTGGGGACCCGGTTTGATGGTAGCCGTTGGCTACATGGACCCCGGCAACTGGGCCACCGACATTGCGGGCGGGGCGCGCTACGGCTATACGCTATTATCCGTCATTCTGATTTCCAATCTTTTCGCCATGCTCTTGCAGCACCTAGCCGCCAAGCTAGGTATTGTGACGGGCCGTGACCTAGCGCAAGCCTGCCGCGACCATTACTCCAAGCCCACGGCGATGATGCTGTGGGTGCTCTGCGAAATAGCCATTGCCGCCTGCGACCTGGCCGAGGTCATTGGTTCAGCCATTGCCCTGAATCTGCTTTTTGGGCTGCCGCTGCCCTGGGGCGTAGGACTGACGATTCTGGATGTGTTCCTGGTTTTGCTGTTCCAAAGCAAGGGCTTCCGCCTGATAGAAAGCATTATAGCCGGTCTTATCTTCCTGATTTTCGGGTGCTTCCTTTACGAGATTATCGTATCGCACCCCGACTACTTTGGCATTCTGCAAGGACTGGTACCGCAGAAGCAGGTGGTTACGAACCCAGGCATGCTCTACATCGCCATTGGTATTTTGGGTGCTACCGTAATGCCGCACAACCTGTACTTGCACTCCAGCATCGTGCAGACGCGGGCCATCGAGCAAACGGAACCCGGCAAGCGTATGGCCATCAAGTTTGCCACCATCGACTCGACGGTGGCCTTGTTCTTAGCGTTTTTTGTGAACGGTGCCATCCTAGTCACGGCGGCCGCAGCCTTCCACCGCAACGGCATGCACGATGTAGCCGACATTTCGGATGCTCATAAGCTCCTAGCTCCGGTGCTAGGTGCCGGTGCAGCCAGTGCGGTGTTTGCTATAGCCCTGCTAGCTTCTGGTCAGAACTCTACCCTGACGGGCACCCTAGCCGGACAGATCGTAATGGAGGGATTCCTAAATCTCCACTTAAAGCCTTGGGTTCGTCGCCTCATCACGCGCGGCATTGCGGTAGTACCGGCCTTCATCGTGACCCTGATGTACGGGGAAAAAGGCACGAGTGAGTTGCTGGTTCTTAGTCAAGTTATTCTGTCGCTTCAACTCAGCTTTGCGGTGGTGCCGCTGGTGCTATTTACGGGTGACCGGGCCAAAATGGGCGTATTCGCCAACCGCCCTGTGGTACAGCTTACCGCTTGGGTTGTGTCAGGTATCATCATCGTGCTAAACGTGTACTTGTTGTTTCAGACGTTCTTCGCGTAG